Sequence from the Triplophysa rosa linkage group LG22, Trosa_1v2, whole genome shotgun sequence genome:
GACTTACTTGacctctctctcttgctcgAGTTCTGTTTGCAGTTGGGATAACTTATCATCTCTGTAATACGTTTCACTCATCTTTTGTACCGAGTAGCGTTTTCACGTTTATCGGATTGTTGAgatgtttccatggcaacaaaCAACCTCAATAAAGTTCAACATTGCATTCATGCTGGGTCCTAGCACCTATGGctcattcaacattttcaaactGCCAAAATAAGTTTAGGCTACctctaaatttattttagtgttGACAGTATTACTCGGTTTTTGAAGCATTATATGAAAATCGATCATATGTAAAGATCTGGAATAAATAACCTATGAACCTTTGAATTTTTTAGTTAACATTGAAAACCACATGAGGGTAGGCCTAGATCACAAATCACACAGATTTAGAAAAAGTAAACTGTATTGTTCTAAAAATGCATTAGATACACTGCATTTGTTGTCATTTCCTTCTATAAATATCAATCTTAACTAATAAACATGGATTTATAGTACatcttaagaaaaataaaatatatttaaggaaGGCTGTAAAAGGGATATAAAGTTTTCTTATAAATAAAGTATTCTTATACAGCGAATACATAAGTGCATATTTCTGTAAACACTGAACAGTACAATAATgtcatattaaataatacaaccATATCTCTTTTAAACAAAGTATTATGAcatcacaaaaaagaaaataatattctGTTACcacaactttaataaaatatccTGAGCAGATTATTTTTTCTCATATTGTTCTTCCGTAAGTGACTTTTCTGCCATCTCGCTTTTCTCTGCTTCCGATTTGCGATTCACCATTGCTTTTGCAGTCTGCTTGCCTGTGGTCTTCATTATACCCTTGATGCCCAGGTTATCCACATTAAAAGCTGTCACACCTATATTGACAGCGGACTGAACTGCAGTATCTGTGGCCTGCCCTGCCTGGTCTCCGTACCTGATCACAAACAATGAGACGGTCTAAACGGATAGCTCTAGACAGGACTAATATGAACTGTTTAACAGTTTAAACGGCGACAACTGATACTAAGGGCTCATGAAGATGTGAACAGGAAAGGGTCCGAGATCACTTTAATTCCAAAGAGGACCAAAAAAGGACAGAGTTCTCTTTTGAGTCCACTATGATGTGAACACCAAAAGGACTGAGATCACGTTGGGCTAGATCACTTTCTGGATCACTTTAAGTGAACTGGGTTTGgttcttttaaaacaaactatatGTGAAAACACCATAAATGTTTTGTGTGCAAAAAAATGATGATAAATGAAATGACATAAGCAGACCAAGACAGATATAATGTTGTCTTTATCTCAGGTTTAATTCATGAAACACCATGACAGACAACAAAAATAGGCACCAGTTGTGGGTAGGTTAGAACTTGGCAGAGAGCATTAGCaggaaaaaaatgtgattttaccCGCCACCGTTTATATGCTGCTAGGGGGGCCCGAAAGGTTTCCCAGACCCCTAAATCTGCCAAAGCAACAGGAAAGAGTGAATCAAACTGTTTCCCGAGCAGTAAAGTTTAGACAGATATACAGTAAAAATCAGCAGTATTAAAACttaagagaaaaagagaagagaaacaaaacaatgaatacACATAACACTTACTTGTGCCTCACAGTAGAGACGGTTTCCGAAGTTAAACTTTTGCCGATCGTTTTGCCTGCCGTCTCCAGACTGGACCAGACATTGGATAAACCTACAACGTAAAATACAGTTTCCAGAAACATGACGAAAGtactttttgtaaaaatataaacaactaTGACAATTTAAAAGTTAGATAAAGCATGGTTGAGCATTAATCAAACAACAATCAAAGTAAAAGGAATACAAGTGATTTATTTAGTTACCTTGTATGCTGCTTCCTGCCACTAGTTTGGCTCCGTCCACTGTGGACGTGCCATCTTTATTTTTCTTGAGGGTTTCTGGAATAAGTTTGTTGCCGTAGTTTTTTATGTGAGGCGCAAGTTCCTTCCCAACTTTACCAGCCACAGTAGCAACACCATCCACTGgtgaataaaacaaacagttatTGCACACTGCTAGGAGCCATCAACACAAGGCATAAATTGTAAAATCAAATTCAAACTTCAGTTATTATGTTTAACCTAGATACTGGCTGACTTTCACAGCACCACCGGTTGCCTGTCTGGCAGCATTTAGGCTTTTGGTAACCGTGGGGCTGACCTCCGCTGGGGTCTCTTCTGGAGTTGTGTTTTCTCGTACCAGGGTCCCTCCTTTATGGATGGCTTTACTTGTGGCTTCAGCTCCTCGCACGAGCCCCTGACTCAGCCAGGAGGTTCCTGCACAGAGTAGGCAAAGTTGATGAATCTCAAAAAGGCCATTACTTTTTGTACTTCTATTGTACTACTTTAGTACTTTATGAACCTATATTATTCTTTTGTAAGACTCTGATACTGATAAACTTAATTGTCAAATTACAGTTTAACAAATCCATCCAGAAAGGCTggatatgaaaatgaaaatgtatatctACAAGATAACGAAGATACAGACTGTAATTCAGCAATGACTAAACAGCGACATCTGGCGGCTATTTGATTAAAATGCTCACTGTGTGCAtgatttaaaatatgtgaaattgAATATCTAATCTTTTTAGATGATTAAAATGGATTTTctgataaatatattttagaaatGAACTGACACACTAATCAAATTGTAGTAAATATCTTGTAATGCTCCTAATCGAAGTCAAAATTTCAGACCTGCTAAAATGCTCTGTGACATTTTTTCACTCCAACCAGGAATAGTTTTATCCTCCCCTTCTGGTGCTACAGATGCTTCTGAAGGAGCACCAATAGGAACCTTTTTGTCTGTCCCTGTGGCTCCAACTGATCCACCATCAACCTTAAATAGAAACACCTTCATTATGACCAAAAGCAAGTATTTTCAAAGGCCCAcatctaaaatgtatatacaattTACTGTATTCtccaaaaaatattattgaatattataataagagaaTAATgttatcagtcaaattcatagTTTGTTGGTCACatttttggccaatgaatcacaATGAGAACTCGAGTACATAGGAGCCATACAAACTCTTCCCTTCTAAGGCAAAATTATAAACGGGTGcagaattatttacaataatatcaTGTGTAGTATTtacacaatatcaataatcatgGAAGTTAAAATCACAGTTATTGTCAACACAGGTATACTGTGACACCGTAATATGTATTATTTCAAATTATCAACAAGTTTAATATAGTTAATATAGTCATTCATTTTACAGGACTGTTCTCCTATTGTTGGTAAAACCACATTGATTCGATTACCTGGACTCTGAGTTGTGCCAGCAATGACAGTTGCTCCTGAAATAAAGATCTATCTGCTGCGGGCAATTCTGAGGACAGCACCACCCCCACGTACGACCCCGGTACTGCTGCTGTGATGTCAGGAAATGTAAACACACCTTTGTTGCTCAGAAAAACAGGCGAGTCTGGGTACAGCGGGTAGATCCAATCACATACCTGCAAACACAGGACATATACTGGATAAAATGTATAgcctaaatgcactgtaagtcgctttggataaaagcgtctgccaaatgcataaatgtaaatctcaCATTCATTTGCACtaaacctttaaaaaacattagcctttaacaacaataaaaactgatttggtgTGTTTGAACGTCATGGTGcaataaaaagacatttatgGGGAATAACACTGGGATTTTAATGCATACTTCTCAAAGCCACACATTGTTTTGGATGGCTTAAAGCAGGACAAAGGGACACTACTGGACACGCAGCAGCCGCGGTAGACCATGTGTTGCACGTGTCCTACATCAAGTCCCAGAGCGATGGGAACAGTGGACAGCCAGCCTTTAAAATTGCAAATCTGCCAATACTGAACACAGTGCCGACGGTCTGCCATTCAGTGTCATTTCTATTTGCTGAAACAGCAAGCAGATCAACCGTCTACAACAAAACCATTGATGTCAAACCTAAAACGCATGAAAATAACAAACACGCACTCTAGTTAAACAGGCTTTTGAGGTTgtgaaagaaaatgtttatgtCAAACAGGAGGAGCAATAAGGTAATAACCTTTTCTGGGATTTTagaattaaatataaactgtgCCAATCTGACAAAAAGTGTCAGATCTGGACTTTAAACATCCAAATGAAAGTAAAACTACttgcaaacaaaaacacaacaacaaatacACCACAAAAGCTTTctctaaacaaacaacaaatgcTCTCTACGTCTGTTCCATTAAGTATAAGAAAGTGCTTGTAATTGTATAAACATGATGACTATGACAGCAATCTCAGTTATTTTTCTGTTAGTCATCACAAGCTGATGTTTGTCAAGAACCAAACCCTAACACAGAAGGTACCATTCGTTTTACAATTTAagatgctttaaaaaatatacccCCATAGTCAAACCCGTTCTAAAGTTTTTACCTTCTCTCCCTAAATCCATtcatataataaacaaaaagattGTTACCTGTAGGTATGCTGGGGCATAGCTGGCACCGCCGTGAGCATTCTGGTTCCTGTATGAGATAAGTCGCAGGTACCCTGGATAAGAGGGGGCACTGACATGGCCCTCAGCAGACACAAAAAACATCTGCACCCCACTGGGCAACAACAAAATCTCCATTCCAGCCTCTCTGAGATTAACAGGGGCAACAGCCTGACGTTGGAGTATCTGGTTCGGAACAGATTGATATGACCCTCAATGAGTGATTGACAAATGTCCCTCTGTGGGTTGTTGGGTGTAGGCTGGTGGAAGCTCACTAGAAACAGCAAGACCCACCACAGGTGAGGCAGGAAGAGCAGGGACCCCTCCTGAACTTGACATCTGGTTGCCTGGTAGATGCCTTCTGGTGTTAGGTAGAGGCTGGGGGTCCTGTAGGACAGGAAGAGTCGGATAAAGTCGCTGACCCTGGGTCGGTGTAGACTCCAGCGACGTTAAACGAGTTTTGATGGTGCTCAAGGTCTTGTTCATCTTCAGCTGCATCTGCCGCGCAAAGTCCCAGCTGGGTCCGACGCAGCGGTTGCCCTGGGTGTTAACCTCCAGCCCACTGGCAAGATGCTGACTGCCCCGTCTGTACATAATGAGAGCTTGTGCTTTATTTCCCATCTCATCGTATTGAAGCCCTGTTTTGAGGCATTGTAGCGCTTTGTCATAGTGCGCACGAATTTTCTGAACTTCGGCCGGTTCCGCGGACTCCATCTCCGAGCACGATAAACCAGAAAATTGTCAAGAAATCGTACCCAACACGAGAGACTACCCGTTTGTATGCTTTTAAAGACTACCGCCCGGTTTAGTGGCTAATATTTCCCATGACGTTGCCTAGGGATGAAGGTAATGTAACCAAGCGGGTTTGACTAGATTACTATAGAAAGCACGAGGCCTGTTAAACTTCTCCAACTTAAAAGTTTGTAGGACTGAAACGCAAAGCATAGGGGAAACTACAGTCCGCGAAGCAGCTTTAAATACAGCTTTTTGAGTGCAAAATGATTGATGCAACAGACCACCACCAAAAAATGGCGCCAGTCTGCAGTACTTCAAAGCGTGCTACAAATGTAGCGTGCAAAAGTTTgaacatttacaaaaaagcGGAACTACAGTGTTATTCTTGTTTGTCAAACGTTTTTCGTACATGTAGTAGAATCTAGCACTGCACTTTAATAGTAAAGTGCGTCCCTTCACACCAAATGTTTGCATCTAACGCCAAACACGACGACAGAATACAGGAATTAAGGTTTCAGAAAATCTTAATGCAGATTTTAAGACCATCTTATTGGCAATTTACATTAAAACTGCTACATTTGTAATACAGAATGTTGCCCTTCAAATTAATTGCCCGAACTGGAGTAAAACAGAAAGCGAAATTAAACACTCGAACGCTGGATGGCGCCGTACACCATAAATTAACTTCTCCATTGAAGAGTATCGTCACAGAAATAGAAGTCAGCAGACAGCACTGGCACCAGCTTAGTTTTAttgaagacctacagtacaggcTAAAGTACATGACATGGTACACAACGTAAAAACACAGGTTAAGTAAAAGACCTAGGGGTGAAGAGTCATGAGTTCTTCTGTCTAGTTGAAACGCACAAGTGCAGTCAGCAAGCTGGACTTAAGTCACCATTTTATTGGTTACTTTGTTAAAATAAGCTTAtgataaaaatcacattttaaagttaaaacatttaaaaaaaaaatccattTAGTATTTACAAGAGACTTAAGCGCTGCAGTCATTTCATCGGCCTTGATGGTCACGGTCCAAACACTAAGGTAGTGGCAAAACCCCCACAGGTTTGAGCAAGGACACGCCACAGTACCTAAAAACAAGTCATCAGCAATCTTTACGAACATAATTCTTACTATATAACAAGAGGGACTTGCTTACTTTGAGCTCTTGAACTTCTCCTGGATTGCTCTCTGGGGTCGACTTGCTGCACATACATGGAGCTTGTGAAGCGCTTTCAAACAAGGGCTAATGACAGTCAGAGAGTAACCGGTGAAGGCGTACAAGTTCTCAGGCTGTCAACAAACAAGACCAGCTTTAGAAAAGATAGAGGCTTGCAACCAAAGCTAAAAGGCAGgttgttcattaaaaaaaaaaaggcaCTCAACTCATCTAGCCTTAAAATCAATTGGTCCTGCAAAATAAACGAAGTCAGTGAAAGGTTGATAACTCACCCACAGAGCCCCATTTAATGTGTAGTTGGCCAGACAATATGCTGCAGCAGCAATCTTAGATGGTAGATACTGCACAAAAGGATCCACCTCAAGCAGACTCAACTCTGAAAGATACTACGGGGCGGAGAAACAGAAAAATCAATATCCAATTCAGCACGAAAATAGAACCTCACACTTAAGTCTCACCAAAGCTAGGTTTGTAGTCCTGGCACAGATATGCTCTTCCAAGGTGTACTGCATCAATAACTGTGAAACGGTGGGTGCAGTCATGTCAAAGGCAAGCACTCGGAGCAGGTGCTGCTCCATTCGAAGCACCTGTTTCTTTGTGTAGGTATCATCGGTGATGTAGACAAACTCATCCACTTCCGGAGGATACACCTCTTCGTATTTTCTAATAAGAAACGCGATTTTAAACATGTCAATACAACGAAGAAAGTGAAGACGCCTCACCACTTACGCAGCCAGGAGTATAGCAGCCGTTCCCACAAGCTGCAGTTTCCCTCGTAGCACAGACATGCATGACAGAAAGCGGTCCAGGTAATTCACAGCCAGGTAGAGAGTCTCAGAGCACAGCTTGTATTCTTCGCCCACTTCAACCAGCCAGTCAACAAGGATAACCCGCATGCAGTTGGTTATGTCTGGCTGTTTTCTCATGTAGCCGGGCTTTGGCCTGTATTTAATCTGAGGAACACAACAGGTTACAGACCTGAAACACCCAGAAACAATAGGCAAACTTTAGATCTCACTTCGCATTCACGAAGGTATCGATGGATGTCCTCCGCATATTCTGGGACACACAAGATATCATGCGAAGTTGCTTCCTCTTCTGGCAACGACTGCATAGAAGCATCCATGCACGAACCTAAAGGTGATTTTTaggaacattttaaaaaccGTTTTAGGCGAACCATGAACTTCAGCATATATTTCAGCGCCACACCTGAGCCAACGTCATTGACGGCATCGTCTAGCAGAAGAAGCTCAGAGTCCAACAGGAACGACGCCGGTTGTTCGCTGGGCTGCGCAGTGACGGGCTCGGGCTCGTGGACGCCAACGCGTGCGTTATGGAGAGAAACGTCCTGAAAAGCTGTGCCATATTTGGACGAAGCCTTAAACAGATAAACAAACGGTCACGTGTCTAAGCAGTATCGATGAGAACTCCAAATTTCAGACACGAACCTCCCCAAATACTCGATTATGCGATTCATTCTCGCTCAAAACGCCAAGTACAACTCTTTGGCCGGGCTTGTGAGCGCGCAGGCCATCCGCTCTCAGTCTCCCCAAACCCATAATGTGTTCCTGACTGTTACGACTGGAAAGAGGTGCGAGGCTTCGGGAACTCATCTTGAACAGCAGATGAAAGTCAAATTAACACAACCTTAAACATAAAGTCTATATTGTTCACTATTGAGAACTCTACCCATACTACAGTGTAACTCCGTAACAATTAGTCAAACGACCAACAAACCTTTTTgcgctaaaaaaaaaaaaggactGGAATAAGAAAATCTAAGTGCTTTGACCTCAAGCGTCACCTTAATACGTACATGTCAACGTTCATGATCAATCAACGTGAAACAGTAACACGTTTGAACTAAATTAAGATCTGTTGCTTACCGAGCCATTGCAAATTAACGATAATGAAGCTCAGGTGTGTTCGACTGCATGCGAGACTGCACAGACCGATCGGTCTGTGACagcaaagtaccgcgagagcagaCGTTTTTTAGGCTTTCGAATacctctcgcggtactttgatgtcaaacGCCGATCGaacagtctgcgcagcgccgagCAAACGCACCTTTAAGTCACGTGACAGTATAGCCAATCTTTGCATAATGAGAACGAACGTAATATGTATAGAAGCTGTAATCATTtcataatttaattactttttgcaGTTCACTGGTGCAGTAAATGACTTTAAAAGTCTTTTAATTAAGAGGAGGTAataggcagtgttgggtaagttactctgaaaaaggaattaattactagttactaattacatattcaatagtgtaattagattactgtacaaattactctctccaaaaagtattgaattacttattactaattactttctatatcctacatcaaccttgattagaactgattcaaggatagacgtgAAATGGCTTATttgattcattcaaataaataataacataaattattcttattaaccaaccaaagtattaaaatgtgagaaggatacattacagcatacattttaaagttagatttatatttttgatgtcatttccactattgaatatattacacaatatttagtttaattacatcagaagtaactgtaattaaattacagtaaaaacaagagtaatcccttactttaccttttcaagggaaaagtaattaaattacagtaaataattacttagtaactagttacacccaacactggtaataGGCCTACAATCTGtctatataataattatacaagaattagaaaatgttttgttgttttaaaagacaCAGGGGTAACACtgcatgatttttttgtttgactTTTACTGTAAACTACCCACATTCACAGTTTACAGCTGTGGTTGTGTTGCTCAAAATCCCAGATATTATGTTTATCAGCATGAGCTTTCAATTATCTGACTCCCAGCAAGACTGACTGAAAATGGACTGGACGATCACTGCGAGTTCTCTGACCCAGGGTCTTTCAACAGTTGAGATTCTCTGCAGGTGACACGCTATAAATCCAGTTCAAAATCATTACATTGAAAATGCAGCAGAGCTAAATAATTTCAACAGTGCGAGTACAAACATCTCAATGCAAGATTTAAAGACGTATTTAGTCCTTCTGACAAGAATCAGTTTTGTGCTAGAAACGTTAACATTTCTAATACAACTAAAACAAAAGTAGAATGTTTGGCATTGACCGCCTGCAGgcaccattcacttttattgcatTTGCCACCctacaatgaaagtaaatggtgactGAAGCTGCCaatccataacattttatttacagaatAAAGGGTCATCAATCGTTAGGtttattcatgaaaacaaaCTGTCTGGAACT
This genomic interval carries:
- the sparta gene encoding LOW QUALITY PROTEIN: spartin a (The sequence of the model RefSeq protein was modified relative to this genomic sequence to represent the inferred CDS: substituted 1 base at 1 genomic stop codon), with the translated sequence MESAEPAEVQKIRAHYDKALQCLKTGLQYDEMGNKAQALIMYRRGSQHLASGLEVNTQGNRCVGPSWDFARQMQLKMNKTLSTIKTRLTSLESTPTQGQRLYPTLPVLQDPQPLPNTRRHLPGNQMSSSGGVPALPASPVVGLAVSSELPPAYTQQPTEGHLSITHXGSYQSVPNQILQRQAVAPVNLREAGMEILLLPSGVQMFFVSAEGHVSAPSYPGYLRLISYRNQNAHGGASYAPAYLQVCDWIYPLYPDSPVFLSNKGVFTFPDITAAVPGSYVGVVLSSELPAADRSLFQEQLSLLAQLRVQVDGGSVGATGTDKKVPIGAPSEASVAPEGEDKTIPGWSEKMSQSILAGTSWLSQGLVRGAEATSKAIHKGGTLVRENTTPEETPAEVSPTVTKSLNAARQATGGAVKVSQYLVDGVATVAGKVGKELAPHIKNYGNKLIPETLKKNKDGTSTVDGAKLVAGSSIQGLSNVWSSLETAGKTIGKSLTSETVSTVRHKFRGLGNLSGPPSSI
- the ccna1 gene encoding cyclin-A1, with the protein product MSSRSLAPLSSRNSQEHIMGLGRLRADGLRAHKPGQRVVLGVLSENESHNRVFGEASSKYGTAFQDVSLHNARVGVHEPEPVTAQPSEQPASFLLDSELLLLDDAVNDVGSGSCMDASMQSLPEEEATSHDILCVPEYAEDIHRYLRECEIKYRPKPGYMRKQPDITNCMRVILVDWLVEVGEEYKLCSETLYLAVNYLDRFLSCMSVLRGKLQLVGTAAILLAAKYEEVYPPEVDEFVYITDDTYTKKQVLRMEQHLLRVLAFDMTAPTVSQLLMQYTLEEHICARTTNLALYLSELSLLEVDPFVQYLPSKIAAAAYCLANYTLNGALWPENLYAFTGYSLTVISPCLKALHKLHVCAASRPQRAIQEKFKSSKYCGVSLLKPVGVLPLP